ACTGCGCCCTGGCGCCGCGTGTGGCCAAGGAAATCATCGACACCTACCTGGCCCCGATCGCCATCGGCGAAGACCCGTTCGACAACGAGTACATCTGGCAGAAGATGTACCGTCAAAGCCATGCCTGGGGTCGCAAGGGCATTGGCATGGCGGCGATCTCGGCGATCGATATCGCGATCTGGGACATCATGGGCAAGGCGGTGAATAAGCCGGTATTCAAGCTGCTCGGCGGACGCACCAAGGAAAAGATCTGGACCTACGCCTCCAAGCTCTACGCCAACGACAACCTCGACCTGTTCCTGGAAGAAGCCCAGGGCTATCTGAACCAGGGTTTCACGGCGCTGAAAATGCGCTTCGGCTACGGCCCGAAAGACGGCCCGGCAGGCATGCGCAAGAACATCGAACAGGTGCGCGCCCTGCGTAAGCTGGCCGGGCCGGACGTCGACATCATGCTCGAATGCTACATGGGCTGGACCCTGGAATACGCACGCCGGATGCTGCCGAAACTCGCCGAATTCGAACCGCGCTGGCTCGAAGAACCAGTGATCGCCGACGACATCGAGGGTTATATCGAGCTGAAGAAGATGGGCATCATGCCGATCTCCGGCGGCGAGCACGAATTCACCTCCTACGGCTTCAAGGACCTGCTGGAGCGTCGTGCTGTCGACGTGATTCAGTACGACACCAACCGGGTCGGCGGCATCACCGCGGCGCGCAAGATCAACGCCATGGCGGAAGCCTGGTCGGTGCCGGTGATCCCTCACGCCGGGCAGATGCACAACTATCACCTGACCATGTCCACCACCGCTTCGCCGATGGCCGAGTTCTTTCCGGTGTTCGACGTCGAGGTCGGCAACGAACTCTTCTATTACGTGTTCAAGGGCGAGCCGCAGCCGGTCAACGGTTACATCCAGCTCGACGACAACAAACCGGGCCTGGGCCTGGAAATCTCCGATGAATACCTGAGCGACTTCAACATCATCGAATGATCTTGCGGCGCCGCTTTCGGGCGGCGCTGACCACGACTTACTGGAGGGCCGACATGCGCCTGATTCAATTCGAAAATAGTGCCGGCGAACGCCAGGTCGGCCTCGTCGACGGCAACCGGGTTCAGGTACTCAACAACACCCGCAGCACCCGTGAACTGGCACTCGCGGCCATCCGCGCGCAACGCAGCCTGCAGGACGAGGTTGCGCGGCGGGGCACCGAGCCCGGGCCGGACTATGCGCAGTTGCTGCGTGACGGCCAGGTCTTGCCACCGCTCGACCATGAGGACCCGGCCCACTGCCTGATCAGCGGCACTGGCCTGACGCACCTGGGCAGCGCTTCGGCGCGAGACAAGATGCACCAGCAGGAAGGCGCGGTCGAAGCCGGCATGACTGACACCATGCGCATCTTCAAATGGGGCCTGGAAGGCGGTAAGCCGGCGGCCGGCCAAGTCGGTGCGCAACCGGAGTGGTTCTACAAGGGCGACGGCAGCATTGTCGTGCGTCCGGGGGCGGACTTCCCGGTGCCGCCGTTCGCCGAGGATGCCGGTGAAGAGCCGGAGCTGACCGGCCTGTACGTGATCGGCGACGACGGTCTGCCGTATCGCCTCGGCTATGCCCTGGGCAATGAGTTCTCCGATCACGTCATGGAACGCCGCAACTACCTGTATCTCGCCCATTCGAAACTGCGGTACTGCGCCTACGGTCCGGAACTGCGGGTCGGCGAGTTGCCTCGGCACCTGGCAGGCACCAGTCGCATTACCCGCAATGGCGAAGTGTTGTGGGAGAAAGAGTTTCTCAGTGGCGAGGACAACATGTGCCACAGCCTGGCCAACCTCGAATACCACCACTTCAAGTACGCGCAGTTCCTGCGGCCGGGGGATGTCCATGTGCATTACTTCGGCACCGCTACCCTGTCGTTCGCCGACGGGGTCAGAACCCAGCCCGGCGATCGCTTCCTGGTCAGCCTCGATGCCTTCGGCGCGCCGCTGGAAAACGGTATCGGTGAAAGCGCTCAGCCGCTGGCCATCGGTCAGGTGCGCGCACTCTGAGTCTTCAACTTCCGGCGCCTGGCGCCGGCCAAGGAATCTGTCATGACCTCGCAACTGGGACACAACTACATCGGCGGCCGACGCAGCGGCGAAGGCAACGTGCGCCTGCAAAGCCTCGACGCCAGCACCGGCGAGCCGTTACCGGGCGACTTCCACCAGGCCAGTGCCAATGAAGTGGATGCCGCGGCTCGGGCTGCGGCTGCCGCGTACCCGCTGTACCGCAACCTGAGCGCGGAGCGCCGCGCACAATTTCTCGATGCAATTGCCGATGAGATCGATGCCCTGGGCGATGAATTCGTTGCCACCGTGTGCCGCGAGACCGCCTTGCCGGCTGCACGCATCCAGGGGGAACGGGGCCGCACCAGTGGCCAGATGCGCCTGTTCGCCAAGGTCTTGCGCAGGGGCGACTTTTACGGCGCGCGCATCGATCGTGCGCTGCCGGAGCGTCAGCCGTTGCCGCGTCCGGACCTACGGCAGTACCGCATCGCGCTCGGCCCGGTGGCGGTGTTCGGCGCGAGTAACTTCCCGCTGGCGTTTTCGACCGCCGGCGGCGATACCGCCTCGGCCCTGGCGGCAGGTTGCCCGGTGGTGTTCAAGGCCCACAGCGGACACATGGCGACTGCCGAGTGGGTGGCAGATGCGATTATCCGCGCCGCTGAGCGCTGCGACATGCCGGCCGGCGTGTTCAATATGATCTACGGCGGGGGCGTCGGTGAGTGGCTGGTCAAGCATCCGGCGATTCAGGCCGTCGGTTTCACCGGATCGCTCAAGGGGGGCAATGCCCTGGGCCAGATGGCGGCGAGCCGGGCGCAACCGATCCCGGTGTTCGCTGAAATGTCGAGCATCAACCCGGTGTTCCTGTTGCCCGAGGCGCTCCAGGTGCGTGGCGAGCAGATTGCCGCGCAATTGGCCGGTTCAGTGACCCTGGGCTGCGGCCAGTTCTGTACCAATCCAGGGCTGATTATCGGCCTGCGTTCCCCACAGTTCAGCGCGTTCCTCCAACAGTTCAGCGCCAACATGCAGCAACAGCCGGCGCAGACCATGCTCAATGCCGGCGCACTGGACAGCTATCGCCATGGCCTTGGCGAGTTGCACGGCCATCCCGGCCTGACGCATCTGGCGGGCCAGCCGCAACAGGGCAGCCAGGCCCAGCCGCAACTGTTCAAGGCGGACGTGAGCCTGCTGCTCAATGGCGAAGCGCTGTTGCAGGAAGAGGTCTTTGGCCCTGCCACCATCGTCATCGAAGTTGAAGACGCAACGCAGTTGGCTGCTGCCTTGCAGGGTTTGCGCGGGCAATTGACCGCGACCTTGATTGGCGAAGCCGAAGAGTTGTTGGCGTACCGTTGGCTCGCTGAGTCGTTGCAGGAGAAGGTCGGCCGGATCCTGCTCAATGGCTACCCAACCGGCGTCGAAGTCTGCGAGGCGATGGTCCATGGTGGACCTTATCCGGCCACTTCGGATGCACGCGGGACATCGGTCGGGACCCTGGCCATCGAGCGCTTCCTGCGTCCGGTGTGTTTCCAGAACTACCCGGATGCCTTACTGCCTGAAGCCCTGCAAAACGCCAATCCGCTGGGGATTCGGCGCCTGGTGGATGGCGAGATGAGTGAGCAGGCCTGGTGAGCCCGGCGATTCAGGGACGAATCGCCCTCCGCGCCGGACGCAACACCAGCCACAACGCTGCGCCGATCAACACCCCGCCATACAGATGCGCCAGCGACAGTGGCTCGCCGAGAAACAGCGCGCCCCACAGCACGCCGAACGGCGGGATCATGAAGGTCACAGTCATCGATTTGACTGGGCCGATGGCGCTCAGCAGGCGGAAGTAAAG
This region of Pseudomonas fluorescens genomic DNA includes:
- a CDS encoding aldehyde dehydrogenase (NADP(+)), producing MTSQLGHNYIGGRRSGEGNVRLQSLDASTGEPLPGDFHQASANEVDAAARAAAAAYPLYRNLSAERRAQFLDAIADEIDALGDEFVATVCRETALPAARIQGERGRTSGQMRLFAKVLRRGDFYGARIDRALPERQPLPRPDLRQYRIALGPVAVFGASNFPLAFSTAGGDTASALAAGCPVVFKAHSGHMATAEWVADAIIRAAERCDMPAGVFNMIYGGGVGEWLVKHPAIQAVGFTGSLKGGNALGQMAASRAQPIPVFAEMSSINPVFLLPEALQVRGEQIAAQLAGSVTLGCGQFCTNPGLIIGLRSPQFSAFLQQFSANMQQQPAQTMLNAGALDSYRHGLGELHGHPGLTHLAGQPQQGSQAQPQLFKADVSLLLNGEALLQEEVFGPATIVIEVEDATQLAAALQGLRGQLTATLIGEAEELLAYRWLAESLQEKVGRILLNGYPTGVEVCEAMVHGGPYPATSDARGTSVGTLAIERFLRPVCFQNYPDALLPEALQNANPLGIRRLVDGEMSEQAW
- a CDS encoding L-rhamnonate dehydratase — translated: MKIKAIRTRVFEWKGKVVPPQAHFCTNASDILFERGDAMGSFRFHGWLVVEVETDSGIVGIGNCALAPRVAKEIIDTYLAPIAIGEDPFDNEYIWQKMYRQSHAWGRKGIGMAAISAIDIAIWDIMGKAVNKPVFKLLGGRTKEKIWTYASKLYANDNLDLFLEEAQGYLNQGFTALKMRFGYGPKDGPAGMRKNIEQVRALRKLAGPDVDIMLECYMGWTLEYARRMLPKLAEFEPRWLEEPVIADDIEGYIELKKMGIMPISGGEHEFTSYGFKDLLERRAVDVIQYDTNRVGGITAARKINAMAEAWSVPVIPHAGQMHNYHLTMSTTASPMAEFFPVFDVEVGNELFYYVFKGEPQPVNGYIQLDDNKPGLGLEISDEYLSDFNIIE
- the araD1 gene encoding AraD1 family protein; translation: MRLIQFENSAGERQVGLVDGNRVQVLNNTRSTRELALAAIRAQRSLQDEVARRGTEPGPDYAQLLRDGQVLPPLDHEDPAHCLISGTGLTHLGSASARDKMHQQEGAVEAGMTDTMRIFKWGLEGGKPAAGQVGAQPEWFYKGDGSIVVRPGADFPVPPFAEDAGEEPELTGLYVIGDDGLPYRLGYALGNEFSDHVMERRNYLYLAHSKLRYCAYGPELRVGELPRHLAGTSRITRNGEVLWEKEFLSGEDNMCHSLANLEYHHFKYAQFLRPGDVHVHYFGTATLSFADGVRTQPGDRFLVSLDAFGAPLENGIGESAQPLAIGQVRAL